The DNA region TCCTCTCTTCCATCTTCTTTTGGAAGAACAAGAAGTCTCTCCCGAGCTCATAGGCTAAGGAGATCATCGTTTCTAGCAATGGCAGGTAGTAACGGTGGCCAGGGTGTTTTTCTAACCGCTGTAGGGCCTTTTCTCCAAATTCGAAGGCACTTTTGAAGTTCTCCAGATCTTTGTGACATACAAGGATGGCGCAGAGGGTGGGAGCCAGCAGAATGGGTCTGTGCTTTGTGAGCTTCTCTTGCAAAGCTATGGCCTCCAGAAGACCTTGCAAAGCTTTGGTATATTGTCCTCCCCGAAGGCAGCTGTAGGTCTCCTCCAGCTCCGGCCTCGTTAAGAAGTCAATGAACACCTGTGAGGTCCTGATGAACTCCATGGAGTATAGAATTCGCAAATAATCCTGGAAAGCTAGTTTCCTCTCCAGGATGACTTCGTCCAGGAAATTGCCAGTCAGGATCTTTTTGGGAAAGACAATGTCTTCCATTTCATCATAAAACTCCCTAAATAGGCTCGTGTGCAGCTTTTCAAAATCAGAATACCGGCGTTCGATCGTTGATACGTTACTGTCA from Thamnophis elegans isolate rThaEle1 chromosome 14, rThaEle1.pri, whole genome shotgun sequence includes:
- the SNX20 gene encoding sorting nexin-20 — protein: MDENQSYSGAGEGQEDAAETSKLPKVTHSSEDDDYENMDSCQATQEAKEVTNQPDEKNPNSSMTTKELQEYWRNEKQNCREVKVLFEIPSAKIVEKPFSKYVKYQIIILQTGSFDSNVSTIERRYSDFEKLHTSLFREFYDEMEDIVFPKKILTGNFLDEVILERKLAFQDYLRILYSMEFIRTSQVFIDFLTRPELEETYSCLRGGQYTKALQGLLEAIALQEKLTKHRPILLAPTLCAILVCHKDLENFKSAFEFGEKALQRLEKHPGHRYYLPLLETMISLAYELGRDFLFFQKKMEERKTRKLPRKMLTLKELTVQEYVQ